A single Scleropages formosus chromosome 4, fSclFor1.1, whole genome shotgun sequence DNA region contains:
- the LOC108927050 gene encoding calcium homeostasis modulator protein 1-like, with amino-acid sequence MDKFRMMFQFLQSNQESFMNGICGIMALASAQLYSAFEFNCPCLPEYNYAYGMGILVVPPVWFFLLGFVLNNNVSVLAEEWRRPTGRRRKDPAVLRYMFCSMAQRSLIAPVLWISVTLMDGKSFLCAFSVHLDPGRFGNRSSPAVPRADLERLLAKVPCHDVFDGHAVVSREAATRYLRCISQACGWMFLLLTTFVAFLVRAIRPCFTQAVFLKTKYWSHYVDIERKMFEETCTEHAKSFARVCIQRYFESTGGEMTTFHSQWTHDKGGDKVDGDKCSNEKDKLLGIRVQEDMNKVLWNWHRCKPPLDIREEDLCHTKGSGCTRRGELHRKEWVSYYSKV; translated from the exons ATGGATAAATTCCGGATGATGTTCCAGTTCCTGCAGTCTAACCAGGAGTCCTTCATGAACGGCATCTGTGGCATCATGGCACTCGCCAGCGCACAGCTCTACTCGGCCTTTGAGTTCAACTGCCCCTGTTTACCGGAGTACAACTACGCGTACGGCATGGGGATCCTCGTCGTCCCGCCCGTCTGGTTTTTCCTGCTGGGATTCGTGCTCAACAACAACGTGTCCGTGCTGGCCGAGGAGTGGAGGCGGCCCACGGGCCGGCGGCGCAAGGATCCCGCCGTGCTGCGCTACATGTTCTGCTCCATGGCGCAGAGGTCCCTCATCGCCCCGGTGCTCTGGATCTCCGTCACTCTCATGGACGGCAAGAGCTTCCTGTGCGCCTTCAGCGTCCACCTGGACCCGGGGCGGTTCGGCAACCGCAGCAGCCCTGCCGTGCCCCGCGCCGACCTCGAGCGCCTGCTCGCCAAGGTGCCGTGCCACGACGTCTTCGACGGACACGCGGTCGTCTCGCGGGAGGCGGCCACCCGGTACCTGCGCTGTATTTCTCAG GCCTGTGGATGGATGTTTCTGCTGCTCACGACGTTCGTGGCCTTCCTGGTGCGAGCCATCAGGCCCTGCTTCACTCAGGCCGTCTTCCTGAAGACCAAGTACTGGTCTCACTACGTCGACATTGAGCGCAAGATGTTTGAGGAGACGTGCACCGAACACGCCAAGAGCTTCGCCCGCGTGTGCATCCAGCGCTACTTCGAGAGCACGGGCGGCGAGATGACTACCTTCCACAGCCAATGGACGCACGACAAGGGTGGCGACAAGGTCGACGGGGACAAATGCTCCAATGAGAAGGACAAACTTCTGGGCATCCGCGTCCAGGAGGATATGAACAAGGTGCTGTGGAACTGGCACCGCTGCAAACCGCCGCTGGATATCAGGGAGGAGGACCTGTGTCACACCAAAGGAAGCGGCTGCACAAGACGAGGCGAGCTGCACAGGAAGGAGTGGGTGTCCTACTACAGCAAGGTGTGA
- the LOC108927027 gene encoding calcium homeostasis modulator protein 2-like — MATLISENFRFLSLFFKSKDVVIFNGLIALGTVASQTAYNVFAFSCPCSSERNYLYGLAAIGVPALALFLIGVILNRNTWNLASECRVRACRRLSGPPAFALLGSVVGRAAVAPITWSVLSLLRGEAYVCALSEFVESASLQGFPAGYGRRTMARFPCRDVPADALSFWGEIERRLKFESQLLGWLLTAVTAVAILLMLCLKRCCSPLGDQQEAYWSYFRSSESQLFQRTASIHAKILAAQSVKRFFGFVALDKEDKEQLEEFGGERRIPSTQWNQVTGVYLYRENKGVPLYSQLHKWAASFGDNDAGPGDKEMEVRV; from the exons ATGGCTACGCTCATCAGCGAGAACTTCAGGTTCTTGTCTCTCTTCTTCAAGAGCAAAGATGTGGTGATCTTCAACGGCCTCATTGCTCTGGGCACCGTGGCGAGCCAGACGGCCTACAACGTGTTTGCCTTCAGTTGCCCGTGCTCCTCGGAGCGCAACTACCTGTACGGGCTGGCGGCCATCGGGGTCCCGGCACTGGCCCTCTTCCTCATCGGGGTCATCCTCAACAGAAACACCTGGAACCTGGCGTCCGAATGCCGAGTGCGCGCCTGCCGCCGGCTTTCGGGTCCGCCCGCCTTCGCGCTGCTGGGCTCCGTCGTGGGCCGGGCGGCCGTGGCCCCCATCACGTGGTCCGTGCTGTCACTGCTCCGCGGGGAGGCCTATGTCTGCGCCCTCAGCGAGTTCGTGGAGTCCGCGTCGCTGCAGGGCTTCCCGGCGGGCTATGGGCGCCGCACCATGGCCCGCTTCCCCTGCCGAGACGTGCCCGCCGACGCCCTGTCCTTCTGGGGGGAGATCGAGAGACGGCTCAAGTTCGAGTCTCAG CTGTTAGGTTGGCTGCTGACAGCCGTCACCGCCGTCGCCATCCTGCTCATGCTGTGCCTCAAGCGGTGCTGCAGTCCACTGGGGGACCAGCAGGAGGCGTACTGGTCCTACTTCCGCTCCAGCGAGAGCCAGCTGTTCCAGCGCACGGCCAGCATCCACGCCAAGATCCTGGCCGCGCAGAGCGTCAAGCGCTTCTTCGGCTTCGTGGCGCTCGACAAGGAGGacaaggagcagctggaggagttCGGCGGCGAGAGGCGCATCCCGAGCACCCAGTGGAACCAGGTCACGGGCGTCTACCTCTACAGGGAGAACAAGGGTGTCCCGCTCTACAGCCAGCTGCACAAGTGGGCCGCGAGCTTCGGCGACAACGACGCGGGGCCCGGCGATAAGGAGATGGAGGTCCGAGTGTGA
- the LOC108927135 gene encoding cytosolic purine 5'-nucleotidase-like isoform X3 gives MTTSWSDRLQNYAELPANMDGLSMKKYRREAYHRVFVNRSLAMEKIKCFGFDMDYTLAVYKSPEYESLGFDLTVEHLVSIGYPQELLNFVYDPSFPTRGLVFDSMYGNLLKVDAYGNILVCAHGFNFMRGPETRELYPNKFIQRDDTERFYILNTLFNLPETYLLACLVDFFTNCDRYTSCETGFKDGDLFMSYKSMFQDVRDAVDWVHFKGSLKEKTVENLEKYVVKDAKLPLLLSRMKEVAKVFLATNSDYQYTDKIMMYLFDFPHGPKVGTTHRPWQSYFDLILVDARKPVFFGEGTVLRQVDTTTGRLKIGTYTGPLQYGIVYSGGSSDIVCDLLGAKGKDILYIGDHIFGDILKSKKRQGWRTFLVIPELAQELHVWTDKSSLFEELQSLDIFLAELYKHLDSSSNERPDISSIQRRIKKVTHDMDMCYGMMGSLFRSGSRQTLFASQVMRYADLYAASFINLLYYPFSYLFRAAHVLMPHESTVEHAHVDVGDMESPMATRNRRSLDFRDMECKRHQLTRSISEIQPPHLFPQTPQEITHCHDEDDDEEEE, from the exons ATGACCACGTCCTGGAGTGACCGTCTGCAGAACTACGCAGAGCTGCCTGCTAACATGGACGGCCTGTCCATGAAGAAGTACCGACGGGAGGCCTACCACAG AGTGTTTGTCAACAGAAGTTTGGCTATGGAGAAGATTAAGTGCTTTGGCTTTGATATGGACTACACTCTGGCAG TTTACAAATCACCAGAGTATGAGTCCCTGGGCTTCGACCTCACCGTGGAGCACCTTGTGTCTATCGGCTACCCTCAGGAGCTCCTTAACTTCGTCTATGACCCATCCTTCCCCACCAG GGGCCTTGTGTTCGATTCGATGTACGGCAACCTGCTGAAGGTGGACGCCTACGGCAACATCCTCGTGTGCGCCCACGGCTTTAACTTCATGCGCGG accaGAAACCCGGGAGCTGTACCCAAACAAGTTCATCCAGCGTGATGACACAGAGAGGTTTTATATCCTAAACACGCTATTCAACCTTCCAG AGACGTACCTCTTGGCGTGTCTCGTGGACTTCTTCACCAACTGTGATCGGTATACAAG CTGTGAAACAGGGTTCAAAGATGGAGACCTCTTCATGTCCTACAAAAGCATGTTTCAGGACGTGCGCGATGCTGTAGACTGGGTGCACTTCAAG GGATCACTGAAGGAGAAGACTGTTGAAAACCTGGAGAAGTATGTTGTGAAAGAT GCAAAGCTCCCTCTCCTGTTGAGCCGGATGAAAGAAGTGGCCAAAGTGTTTCTGGCCACCAATAGTGACTACCAGTACACAGAT AAAATCATGATGTACCTGTTTGACTTCCCCCATGGTCCCAAG GTGGGCACAACTCACCGACCGTGGCAGTCTTACTTTGACCTGATTTTGGTGGACGCCCGGAAGCCTGTCTTTTTCGGAGAGGGAACGGTGCTGAGACAAGTGGACACG ACCACTGGGCGGTTGAAGATTGGAACTTACACTGGACCTCTGCAGTACGGCATAGTGTACTCTGGAG gGTCTTCCGACATTGTGTGCGACCTGCTGGGAGCCAAGGGCAAGGACATTCTCTACATTGGTGACCACATCTTTGGGGACATCCTCAAGTCCAAGAAGCGTCAGGGCTGGAGGACCTTCCTGGTCATCCCTGAGCTGGCACAAGAGCTGCATGTGTGGACAGACAAGAGCT CTCTCTTTGAAGAGCTCCAGAGTCTAGACATCTTCCTGGCAGAGCTCTACAA ACATttggacagcagcagcaacgaGAGGCCTGACATCAGCTCCATTCAGCGGAGAATCAAG AAAGTGACCCACGACATGGACATGTGCTACGGCATGATGGGAAGTCTGTTCCGCAGCGGCTCTCGCCAGACTCTGTTTGCCTCCCAGGTGATGCGCTACGCTGACCTGTACGCTGCGTCCTTCATCAACCTGCTCTACTACCCGTTCAGCTACCTCTTCAGAGCTGCTCACGTACTG ATGCCGCACGAATCCACAGTGGAACATGCCCACGTGGACGTCGGTGACATGGAGTCGCCCATGGCAACGCGCAACCGCCGCTCGCTGGACTTCAGGGACATGGAGTGCAAGAGACACCAGTTGACAAGGTCCATCAGTGAGATCCAGCCACCCCACCTGTTCCCTCAGACCCCCCAGGAGATCACGCACTGCCacgatgaggatgatgatgaagaggaggagtaG
- the LOC108927135 gene encoding cytosolic purine 5'-nucleotidase-like isoform X1, with protein MAPLLELHCSHDSGVCEMVLILTAQYASVHTQLHSEGEQANCLSVCCGQCPHDLLDCGTFQVSIQSCALSLSARVFVNRSLAMEKIKCFGFDMDYTLAVYKSPEYESLGFDLTVEHLVSIGYPQELLNFVYDPSFPTRGLVFDSMYGNLLKVDAYGNILVCAHGFNFMRGPETRELYPNKFIQRDDTERFYILNTLFNLPETYLLACLVDFFTNCDRYTSCETGFKDGDLFMSYKSMFQDVRDAVDWVHFKGSLKEKTVENLEKYVVKDAKLPLLLSRMKEVAKVFLATNSDYQYTDKIMMYLFDFPHGPKVGTTHRPWQSYFDLILVDARKPVFFGEGTVLRQVDTTTGRLKIGTYTGPLQYGIVYSGGSSDIVCDLLGAKGKDILYIGDHIFGDILKSKKRQGWRTFLVIPELAQELHVWTDKSSLFEELQSLDIFLAELYKHLDSSSNERPDISSIQRRIKKVTHDMDMCYGMMGSLFRSGSRQTLFASQVMRYADLYAASFINLLYYPFSYLFRAAHVLMPHESTVEHAHVDVGDMESPMATRNRRSLDFRDMECKRHQLTRSISEIQPPHLFPQTPQEITHCHDEDDDEEEE; from the exons atggCTCCATTGTTGGAGCTCCACTGTTCTCATGACA gtggtgtgtgtgagatggttCTGATCCTGACTGCCCAGTACGCTTCAGTTCATACTCAACTGCACTCGGAAGGAGAGCAGGCAAACTGTTTGTCGGTGTGTTGTGGACAGTGTCCCCACGACCTCCTTGACTGCGGAACGTTCCAGGTGTCCATTCAGAGTTGCGCTCTGTCTTTGTCAGCACG AGTGTTTGTCAACAGAAGTTTGGCTATGGAGAAGATTAAGTGCTTTGGCTTTGATATGGACTACACTCTGGCAG TTTACAAATCACCAGAGTATGAGTCCCTGGGCTTCGACCTCACCGTGGAGCACCTTGTGTCTATCGGCTACCCTCAGGAGCTCCTTAACTTCGTCTATGACCCATCCTTCCCCACCAG GGGCCTTGTGTTCGATTCGATGTACGGCAACCTGCTGAAGGTGGACGCCTACGGCAACATCCTCGTGTGCGCCCACGGCTTTAACTTCATGCGCGG accaGAAACCCGGGAGCTGTACCCAAACAAGTTCATCCAGCGTGATGACACAGAGAGGTTTTATATCCTAAACACGCTATTCAACCTTCCAG AGACGTACCTCTTGGCGTGTCTCGTGGACTTCTTCACCAACTGTGATCGGTATACAAG CTGTGAAACAGGGTTCAAAGATGGAGACCTCTTCATGTCCTACAAAAGCATGTTTCAGGACGTGCGCGATGCTGTAGACTGGGTGCACTTCAAG GGATCACTGAAGGAGAAGACTGTTGAAAACCTGGAGAAGTATGTTGTGAAAGAT GCAAAGCTCCCTCTCCTGTTGAGCCGGATGAAAGAAGTGGCCAAAGTGTTTCTGGCCACCAATAGTGACTACCAGTACACAGAT AAAATCATGATGTACCTGTTTGACTTCCCCCATGGTCCCAAG GTGGGCACAACTCACCGACCGTGGCAGTCTTACTTTGACCTGATTTTGGTGGACGCCCGGAAGCCTGTCTTTTTCGGAGAGGGAACGGTGCTGAGACAAGTGGACACG ACCACTGGGCGGTTGAAGATTGGAACTTACACTGGACCTCTGCAGTACGGCATAGTGTACTCTGGAG gGTCTTCCGACATTGTGTGCGACCTGCTGGGAGCCAAGGGCAAGGACATTCTCTACATTGGTGACCACATCTTTGGGGACATCCTCAAGTCCAAGAAGCGTCAGGGCTGGAGGACCTTCCTGGTCATCCCTGAGCTGGCACAAGAGCTGCATGTGTGGACAGACAAGAGCT CTCTCTTTGAAGAGCTCCAGAGTCTAGACATCTTCCTGGCAGAGCTCTACAA ACATttggacagcagcagcaacgaGAGGCCTGACATCAGCTCCATTCAGCGGAGAATCAAG AAAGTGACCCACGACATGGACATGTGCTACGGCATGATGGGAAGTCTGTTCCGCAGCGGCTCTCGCCAGACTCTGTTTGCCTCCCAGGTGATGCGCTACGCTGACCTGTACGCTGCGTCCTTCATCAACCTGCTCTACTACCCGTTCAGCTACCTCTTCAGAGCTGCTCACGTACTG ATGCCGCACGAATCCACAGTGGAACATGCCCACGTGGACGTCGGTGACATGGAGTCGCCCATGGCAACGCGCAACCGCCGCTCGCTGGACTTCAGGGACATGGAGTGCAAGAGACACCAGTTGACAAGGTCCATCAGTGAGATCCAGCCACCCCACCTGTTCCCTCAGACCCCCCAGGAGATCACGCACTGCCacgatgaggatgatgatgaagaggaggagtaG
- the LOC108927135 gene encoding cytosolic purine 5'-nucleotidase-like isoform X2, which produces MVLILTAQYASVHTQLHSEGEQANCLSVCCGQCPHDLLDCGTFQVSIQSCALSLSARVFVNRSLAMEKIKCFGFDMDYTLAVYKSPEYESLGFDLTVEHLVSIGYPQELLNFVYDPSFPTRGLVFDSMYGNLLKVDAYGNILVCAHGFNFMRGPETRELYPNKFIQRDDTERFYILNTLFNLPETYLLACLVDFFTNCDRYTSCETGFKDGDLFMSYKSMFQDVRDAVDWVHFKGSLKEKTVENLEKYVVKDAKLPLLLSRMKEVAKVFLATNSDYQYTDKIMMYLFDFPHGPKVGTTHRPWQSYFDLILVDARKPVFFGEGTVLRQVDTTTGRLKIGTYTGPLQYGIVYSGGSSDIVCDLLGAKGKDILYIGDHIFGDILKSKKRQGWRTFLVIPELAQELHVWTDKSSLFEELQSLDIFLAELYKHLDSSSNERPDISSIQRRIKKVTHDMDMCYGMMGSLFRSGSRQTLFASQVMRYADLYAASFINLLYYPFSYLFRAAHVLMPHESTVEHAHVDVGDMESPMATRNRRSLDFRDMECKRHQLTRSISEIQPPHLFPQTPQEITHCHDEDDDEEEE; this is translated from the exons atggttCTGATCCTGACTGCCCAGTACGCTTCAGTTCATACTCAACTGCACTCGGAAGGAGAGCAGGCAAACTGTTTGTCGGTGTGTTGTGGACAGTGTCCCCACGACCTCCTTGACTGCGGAACGTTCCAGGTGTCCATTCAGAGTTGCGCTCTGTCTTTGTCAGCACG AGTGTTTGTCAACAGAAGTTTGGCTATGGAGAAGATTAAGTGCTTTGGCTTTGATATGGACTACACTCTGGCAG TTTACAAATCACCAGAGTATGAGTCCCTGGGCTTCGACCTCACCGTGGAGCACCTTGTGTCTATCGGCTACCCTCAGGAGCTCCTTAACTTCGTCTATGACCCATCCTTCCCCACCAG GGGCCTTGTGTTCGATTCGATGTACGGCAACCTGCTGAAGGTGGACGCCTACGGCAACATCCTCGTGTGCGCCCACGGCTTTAACTTCATGCGCGG accaGAAACCCGGGAGCTGTACCCAAACAAGTTCATCCAGCGTGATGACACAGAGAGGTTTTATATCCTAAACACGCTATTCAACCTTCCAG AGACGTACCTCTTGGCGTGTCTCGTGGACTTCTTCACCAACTGTGATCGGTATACAAG CTGTGAAACAGGGTTCAAAGATGGAGACCTCTTCATGTCCTACAAAAGCATGTTTCAGGACGTGCGCGATGCTGTAGACTGGGTGCACTTCAAG GGATCACTGAAGGAGAAGACTGTTGAAAACCTGGAGAAGTATGTTGTGAAAGAT GCAAAGCTCCCTCTCCTGTTGAGCCGGATGAAAGAAGTGGCCAAAGTGTTTCTGGCCACCAATAGTGACTACCAGTACACAGAT AAAATCATGATGTACCTGTTTGACTTCCCCCATGGTCCCAAG GTGGGCACAACTCACCGACCGTGGCAGTCTTACTTTGACCTGATTTTGGTGGACGCCCGGAAGCCTGTCTTTTTCGGAGAGGGAACGGTGCTGAGACAAGTGGACACG ACCACTGGGCGGTTGAAGATTGGAACTTACACTGGACCTCTGCAGTACGGCATAGTGTACTCTGGAG gGTCTTCCGACATTGTGTGCGACCTGCTGGGAGCCAAGGGCAAGGACATTCTCTACATTGGTGACCACATCTTTGGGGACATCCTCAAGTCCAAGAAGCGTCAGGGCTGGAGGACCTTCCTGGTCATCCCTGAGCTGGCACAAGAGCTGCATGTGTGGACAGACAAGAGCT CTCTCTTTGAAGAGCTCCAGAGTCTAGACATCTTCCTGGCAGAGCTCTACAA ACATttggacagcagcagcaacgaGAGGCCTGACATCAGCTCCATTCAGCGGAGAATCAAG AAAGTGACCCACGACATGGACATGTGCTACGGCATGATGGGAAGTCTGTTCCGCAGCGGCTCTCGCCAGACTCTGTTTGCCTCCCAGGTGATGCGCTACGCTGACCTGTACGCTGCGTCCTTCATCAACCTGCTCTACTACCCGTTCAGCTACCTCTTCAGAGCTGCTCACGTACTG ATGCCGCACGAATCCACAGTGGAACATGCCCACGTGGACGTCGGTGACATGGAGTCGCCCATGGCAACGCGCAACCGCCGCTCGCTGGACTTCAGGGACATGGAGTGCAAGAGACACCAGTTGACAAGGTCCATCAGTGAGATCCAGCCACCCCACCTGTTCCCTCAGACCCCCCAGGAGATCACGCACTGCCacgatgaggatgatgatgaagaggaggagtaG
- the LOC108927135 gene encoding cytosolic purine 5'-nucleotidase-like isoform X4, giving the protein MVYKSPEYESLGFDLTVEHLVSIGYPQELLNFVYDPSFPTRGLVFDSMYGNLLKVDAYGNILVCAHGFNFMRGPETRELYPNKFIQRDDTERFYILNTLFNLPETYLLACLVDFFTNCDRYTSCETGFKDGDLFMSYKSMFQDVRDAVDWVHFKGSLKEKTVENLEKYVVKDAKLPLLLSRMKEVAKVFLATNSDYQYTDKIMMYLFDFPHGPKVGTTHRPWQSYFDLILVDARKPVFFGEGTVLRQVDTTTGRLKIGTYTGPLQYGIVYSGGSSDIVCDLLGAKGKDILYIGDHIFGDILKSKKRQGWRTFLVIPELAQELHVWTDKSSLFEELQSLDIFLAELYKHLDSSSNERPDISSIQRRIKKVTHDMDMCYGMMGSLFRSGSRQTLFASQVMRYADLYAASFINLLYYPFSYLFRAAHVLMPHESTVEHAHVDVGDMESPMATRNRRSLDFRDMECKRHQLTRSISEIQPPHLFPQTPQEITHCHDEDDDEEEE; this is encoded by the exons ATGG TTTACAAATCACCAGAGTATGAGTCCCTGGGCTTCGACCTCACCGTGGAGCACCTTGTGTCTATCGGCTACCCTCAGGAGCTCCTTAACTTCGTCTATGACCCATCCTTCCCCACCAG GGGCCTTGTGTTCGATTCGATGTACGGCAACCTGCTGAAGGTGGACGCCTACGGCAACATCCTCGTGTGCGCCCACGGCTTTAACTTCATGCGCGG accaGAAACCCGGGAGCTGTACCCAAACAAGTTCATCCAGCGTGATGACACAGAGAGGTTTTATATCCTAAACACGCTATTCAACCTTCCAG AGACGTACCTCTTGGCGTGTCTCGTGGACTTCTTCACCAACTGTGATCGGTATACAAG CTGTGAAACAGGGTTCAAAGATGGAGACCTCTTCATGTCCTACAAAAGCATGTTTCAGGACGTGCGCGATGCTGTAGACTGGGTGCACTTCAAG GGATCACTGAAGGAGAAGACTGTTGAAAACCTGGAGAAGTATGTTGTGAAAGAT GCAAAGCTCCCTCTCCTGTTGAGCCGGATGAAAGAAGTGGCCAAAGTGTTTCTGGCCACCAATAGTGACTACCAGTACACAGAT AAAATCATGATGTACCTGTTTGACTTCCCCCATGGTCCCAAG GTGGGCACAACTCACCGACCGTGGCAGTCTTACTTTGACCTGATTTTGGTGGACGCCCGGAAGCCTGTCTTTTTCGGAGAGGGAACGGTGCTGAGACAAGTGGACACG ACCACTGGGCGGTTGAAGATTGGAACTTACACTGGACCTCTGCAGTACGGCATAGTGTACTCTGGAG gGTCTTCCGACATTGTGTGCGACCTGCTGGGAGCCAAGGGCAAGGACATTCTCTACATTGGTGACCACATCTTTGGGGACATCCTCAAGTCCAAGAAGCGTCAGGGCTGGAGGACCTTCCTGGTCATCCCTGAGCTGGCACAAGAGCTGCATGTGTGGACAGACAAGAGCT CTCTCTTTGAAGAGCTCCAGAGTCTAGACATCTTCCTGGCAGAGCTCTACAA ACATttggacagcagcagcaacgaGAGGCCTGACATCAGCTCCATTCAGCGGAGAATCAAG AAAGTGACCCACGACATGGACATGTGCTACGGCATGATGGGAAGTCTGTTCCGCAGCGGCTCTCGCCAGACTCTGTTTGCCTCCCAGGTGATGCGCTACGCTGACCTGTACGCTGCGTCCTTCATCAACCTGCTCTACTACCCGTTCAGCTACCTCTTCAGAGCTGCTCACGTACTG ATGCCGCACGAATCCACAGTGGAACATGCCCACGTGGACGTCGGTGACATGGAGTCGCCCATGGCAACGCGCAACCGCCGCTCGCTGGACTTCAGGGACATGGAGTGCAAGAGACACCAGTTGACAAGGTCCATCAGTGAGATCCAGCCACCCCACCTGTTCCCTCAGACCCCCCAGGAGATCACGCACTGCCacgatgaggatgatgatgaagaggaggagtaG
- the LOC108927026 gene encoding WW domain binding protein 1-like — translation MKGVLWPAMFLLLLYLTGATSPEVRDRATRENQMLCVGEQNQSYTCESGHCCGESECCSNYHQLWWFWLMWTIIVVLSCFCICQHRRTKARLQQQQRQHEINLIAYREVRSYASPPFRPQPLPDYLLPAYEEVARHPATPPPPYSARLPHADEPFSPLPRSQRATGRDLVPLGVSEDELLHQPDAGHEGRGKEQTAGRHRHFTGDSGIEVCGCSRDGSPLEPLVFCHGCQPCGSGDEERSLEPLRPEVAFYPFVAQDCSPDTQH, via the exons atgAAGGGAGTTCTGTGGCCTGCGATGTTCTTGCTCCTTCTGTACCTCACGGGAGCCACGAGCCCTGAAGTCAGAGACCGAGCAACCAGAGAG AACCAGATGCTGTGTGTCGGCGAGCAGAACCAGAGCTACACCTGTGAGTCGGGACATTGCTGTGGAGAGTCGGAGTGCTGCAGCAACTACCACCAGCTTTGGT GGTTCTGGCTCATGTGGACCATCATCGTCGTCCTGAGCTGCTTCTGCATCTGTCAGCACCGGCGGACCAAAGCGcgcctccagcagcagcagcggcagcacgAGATCAACCTCATCGCCTACCGGGAGGTGCGCAGCTACGCCTCTCCGCCCTTCCGCCCAC AGCCCCTGCCAGACTACCTCCTTCCTGCCTATGAGGAAGTGGCGAGACACCCCGCGACCCCACCACCCCCCTACAGCGCCAGGCTGCCGCACGCCGACGAGCCCTTCTCGCCGTTACCGAGAAGCCAGCGGGCGACGGGACGAGACCTCGTCCCCCTGGGGGTCTCCGAGGACGAGCTGCTGCATCAGCCGGATGCCGGACACGAGGGACGAGGCAAGGAGCAGACGGCTGGACGACATCGCCATTTCACGGGCGACTCGGGCATCGAGGTGTGCGGCTGCAGCCGGGACGGCAGCCCCCTCGAGCCGCTGGTCTTCTGCCACGGCTGCCAGCCCTGTGGCTCTGGAGACGAAGAGCGGAGCCTGGAGCCCCTGAGGCCTGAGGTGGCCTTTTACCCCTTTGTGGCACAGGATTGCAGTCCAGACACCCAGCACTGA